The Moritella sp. 24 sequence AGCCTTCGGTGGTTTCGCCCTAGTCCTACGCTCACATCAGTTTTGTGGTCGCTAGGTGTCACCTTGACAAGTTCTGTTACATGTAACGGAACTTGTGTTGGGTTTATATATTTTGTTCTATTCGGTCAATTATCCGTTTTACCGTTGTTGGTTTGAATGATAAACCGCGGGCTGTTTTCACTCCTGCACTATTTAGTGCGTCGGCTATGTGCTGCAGTGGGCGACCTATGAGTGGGGTAATAATCACTTCTATGCGTTGTGCAAATTGATCTGCGTTTTGCTTTCTAACCTTATTCATGTCAGTTAATGACTCGGGATGATGGCCGCCAATCTTACGTATTAAGGTTTTACCATCATGGTCTAGTTCGTCAGCTGATACGCCTTTGGCGATCAGGTCGGCATTGCGCTCTTTAATTGATTTTAAGCCGGCTTTGGTGCGTATTGAAATGAAGTCGCGCTCTTGCTCGGCTAGGGCCGCGTAGATGTGTAGCTGAAATTTGTCGGCGTTCGGCATCGATGCAACGGTTAGTGATAGTTGCTTATCCTCCATCACTTTTGCGATGAAAGAAACTCGACGAGATAGCCGATCTAGTTTTGATACCAGTAATGTCGCTTTGTGTTTTTTGGCCAACGCTATCGCGTTAGCCA is a genomic window containing:
- a CDS encoding recombinase family protein; translated protein: MQYIAYFRVSTKKQGKSGNGLDAQKRDIQLYLDNYAPADHEVIHTCQDIQSGKNDERPELANAIALAKKHKATLLVSKLDRLSRRVSFIAKVMEDKQLSLTVASMPNADKFQLHIYAALAEQERDFISIRTKAGLKSIKERNADLIAKGVSADELDHDGKTLIRKIGGHHPESLTDMNKVRKQNADQFAQRIEVIITPLIGRPLQHIADALNSAGVKTARGLSFKPTTVKRIIDRIEQNI